In Thalassococcus sp. S3, the sequence AAATACTTCACGCCCTCGAAATTCCCGTTTGATGCAGCCCGGTTGATCATCGGAAATGGATCGCTTGGCGTTGGATAATCAACCCACCCACTTTGTGCCACGTATAGCTCTAGAAACTGCACAGACGTCGACCAATCCGGCCCGCCTCCCAACTCAGGATAGGTGGTCGGCCGTGCAGTCTTTGCAAACTGCGCCCCTGCGACGTTTGGGTCCGCCCCGGCCTCCAGCAGTGTCCGGACGCCTTCGAGGTTTCTGCGTAATAGGGCTACGCTCAGCAAGCTGCGGTGCCATTTATAGCCCGATGGTTTATAGCCCGATGGTCGCGGCTCAACGCCGAACTTGATATCTATCTGCGAAACAGCCACCGCCAGCACCCCAGGATCTGGCGTTTTGCCGTCCATCATGTTGAACCAGACCTCAATGTATTCTTCAGTTGCGCCCTGCGCGCGCAACGGGGCGACGTAGTCCTCTTGAAAACGGGGAATTTGGTAACCAAGACTGGACATCAGGCTTGTATCCGATCTGTCGTCGTTGCTGCCATCATCTGTATTGCTGCCAAATCCTTCGATAACGAGCACGAGGCTCATGAGAGCGACGCTTATCAGGACCCATGCGCGCGTCAGTTGATCTTTACCGTGTCTGCAAGCAGCGTAGTCAGGGCATCCATCGTGACGGTCGTCCTCTTACCGTTCAAAGTGATGGTGCCGTTGGCCTCCATCACCATGCTCGCTGCTCCGCAACGCAGGCTTAGGCTGTCGCCTGCGTCGATCAGCACGGTCTTGTCCACGACCGTCCGCATGTGGCCACGCACGTCAACAACCTTGTTTTTGCGTACCAACTCTCTGGCATCGCGCCCGACGGTCCGGCTGGCATCCTGATCAACGGTCACATACAGGCCTCCGGTACCGCGCGGGCTGACGCCTTTCTCGCCAAACGCGCTCCCAAAGCCGGTGATACCGGCGACATTTTCGGGCGGGACATCCGGCGCGATGCCGCCACGCTGTCCCGGCCCGACGCGAAGCTGCATATCGCCCCCAATGATCTCGGTCAGATTGTTGTCAACCTCGGCAGCCTTGTTGTGACCAACCGATTGAACCCAGTTGTTATCGACACGTTCGGTATGGTCATGGCGCACCTTCTCATTTTTGTTTCTTTGTGCGTGTATGTATATTTCTTCCTGTCCGTTTTGATCTTCGAACCTGAGTTTGTTGAAGCCCTGGCCCTTGTGGGTGTTGGTGCGGAAGGTTGAGCGGGTTTGTTTGCGGGCAGCTCATAGGGGACCTTCTGGCGATGGTTCGGCACCACGCCCGTGACCGCCGGGCGGTCCGGGTCTCCGTCGAGATAGGTGACCATGACCTCCATGCCGATGCGCGGGATGACCTGGCCGCCCCAGCCCGTACCCGCCCAGTTCTGCATCACGCACACCCATCAGGTGTCCGAGCCGTCCTTCATCGCGCGGCGGTCCCAGGGGAACCACAGCTTGATGCGGCCGTATTCGCCGGGGTGGATCTCCTCGCCCGCGGGGCCGGCCACGATGCCGACCTGCGTGCCGTCGATGCGCGGACGCGGGGTCGCGCGGTGGGGCGTGGCCGGCACCTCCGCCGGCAGGGCCTGGAAACGATTGGTGTAATCGGGCTCGGGTCCACCGCTCTCGTGACTGGTATCCACCGCCTTGTGCAGGATCGTGTGGATCACATGCGGCGCAAAAATATTGGCCGGGTTGGCCACGTCATAAGGCGTGAAGCGGCCGCCCGCCGACAAGGTCCGCACGGTCGAGGCCCCCTCCACCCGCGCATGATCCGCCTCCGTCGCTTGCATGCGCAGCTTGGTCTGCCGCTCCACCCGCGCCGCATCGATGCCCCGGCTGGCGCGGTCGGTGCCATAGCCGCCGATGGTCTGGAACTCGTAAAGCTCATATGCGCCACTCTTCGGCAGGCTGACCAAAGAGGGTGTCGCCCCCGCCCGGCACCGTGCCGGGGGTTTCAAAGTTCCAGTCGCGCGCCGCCCGTTGGCCCGGAAGATAGCGCAGCCGGGTTTCGAACCGGTTAATGTGATTGCGGTCGGTCGAGCTGGCGGCAAAGCGCACATCCTCTTGCCCGATATAGCCCGAAGGATGGCTGGCGATGTGAAGGATATGTTTACCTGTGTCGTGTACGAACCAGTAAAGATGCCATCCTCTTCCAGCCGGCGGGTGAGGTAGGCGAGGCCGGTTTCGTTGTACTGGACGCTGTAATGCTGCGGCGCGGGCGGCTACACGATGCCCTGGGTGACCGGCGCGGGCAGGCCGTGTTCACAGAGCAGCGTCTCGCAGACCTGGATGCTGGTCATGTCCTGCCAGATCCGTCAGTCGGAGGTCTGGCTGAGCAGCCACATCTGCGGGCGCAGCACCGGCTGGTAGCGCTGCAGCCCGCGCGTGAGGCGCGGCCCGGCGATCATGTCGGTGACCAGCGCGTTCCAGGTCCGCCGCGCGCCGCCGCCAAGTTCGATGCTGACATCGACCAACTGGCCCAGCAGGTCCCCGGCAGCTAGGTCCGGCGTTTTGGACCGCACCGAGACTTCGCCCTCGAAGAGGTCCGAGATCGCCTCGCGAAAGCCGAGTGTCTCAGCCAAGATCTGATCGTCGCCCAGCGGTGTCTCGATCCGCAAGATCCGCTCGGCCTGAAGAAAATCACTTTGCGCATTCATGGCTGAAATCTCGGAGGTTCGAAAAAACAGTCGGGGTTCAATTTTGGCTTACAAGGCGTGGCAATGCCGAAAGGAGATAAGACACCTGCCGCTTCTACGGGAGGATGTGTGGCCGATGTCGGCCAAGACCCGCTAAACCCGCCGCGCCCGCAGGCAAACAACCCCACCCCCCGCCTCACACAAAACAAAAAAGCAAACGCACGAAAAAACACACAATAAAATAGACGAAGCTGGCCAAACGTTAGGCTTACGAAACGAAGGACGAAGACCGGCGATGACGCAGAAAAAACGCCCCAGCCAAGGCAATCAACGGCAGGGGGAGTGCAATGGTCACGTATGATCGCCGTCTACGGTGCAGTTGCAATGCCGTGGAATACATCGCCCCTGAAGGACTGAATTGACCTGGCACCAAATGCCTTTTCAAAACCATTGGCAACATTCCCCCAGCGCGAGCTGGTGCAAACCTGGGCGCGGCCAGGGGACAACGGACATTGCTTCATGGCAAAGAGCCATCGGCGTCCTGCAAACCCGATGTGGTTCAGCTTCAAAGGTATGGGATGTTGCGCAATACAGTGCCCGATGCGAAAGGCTACGGGCCGAGCTTGCAATGCGGGATGACGTCCACGGAGCCTTGCTGGATGGCCGCAGGAGCAGCATCGCCTTACCCGTGTCATTGACCCTGAAGTAAGTGCGCTCCTGCCTTTTGCAGCCTGACAAACCAAGTTGAACGGCCACCCCGCGAGAGGCCCTCAAGACTGGCGGGGTGGCACGCAATCATTTCTTTAGGTTCGTCCAGATCTGGTCGTAGACAGCCTGGGTTTCCTGATCGCAGACCTCGATGAAAACGGGCGTGCCCGCATCGGCTGGTGGGTTGGCCTCCGGCATGGTGCGCAAGGAGTCATCCAGAAGATCCGCAACCCCGGTCACGCCTGCGCCGTATTGGGTCCAGTTCGTCAGTTGCGCGACGTTTTCGGGTTCCAGAAGGAAATCCATGAATGTCAGCGCATTTTCCCGGTTGGGGGCATCTTTCAGAAGAACGACGTTGTCCATCCAGGCGATGTAACCCTGTGTTGGAAAGGCGTATTCGACGTTGGCCCCCTCTTCGCGTGCCTTGGCCGAGAAGCCGTCATAGATCTGGCCGACAACCGCATCACCCGACACCAGCACGTCCTTTGCCGTATCGGAGTTGAAGGAGGCCCAGTGTTGCTTGGCGTCCTGCAGCATGGCGTTCAGCGCCGTCAGCTTGTCTCGATCGCTGGAGCACTGCTCGATCCCCATGTGAAGTGCGGCCATGGCGAGCACTTCGCCCTGGCTATCCAGCATGTTGATCTTGCCCGAGAGCTCCGCAGGCGGGTTGAAGAGGATATCGGTTGTGTTGATGGCGCCTTGGTAAACGTCGCGATTGACCGAGAACGAGGTAGAGCCCCACTGATAAGGGATCGAGTGCATCCGCCCCGGATCAAAGTTCGGATCGGCCCATTCCGGCGCGATGTTGCCCTTGTTGGCCAACTCCCCTTCGGCGATCGTGTCGAGCAACCCCTCGCCCTTCATGATCGCGACCATGTAGTCACCGGGGAC encodes:
- a CDS encoding contractile injection system protein, VgrG/Pvc8 family produces the protein MKPPARCRAGATPSLVSLPKSGAYELYEFQTIGGYGTDRASRGIDAARVERQTKLRMQATEADHARVEGASTVRTLSAGGRFTPYDVANPANIFAPHVIHTILHKAVDTSHESGGPEPDYTNRFQALPAEVPATPHRATPRPRIDGTQVGIVAGPAGEEIHPGEYGRIKLWFPWDRRAMKDGSDT
- a CDS encoding phage late control D family protein, which encodes MLHIASHPSGYIGQEDVRFAASSTDRNHINRFETRLRYLPGQRAARDWNFETPGTVPGGGDTLFGQPAEEWRI
- a CDS encoding contractile injection system protein, VgrG/Pvc8 family; translation: MNAQSDFLQAERILRIETPLGDDQILAETLGFREAISDLFEGEVSVRSKTPDLAAGDLLGQLVDVSIELGGGARRTWNALVTDMIAGPRLTRGLQRYQPVLRPQMWLLSQTSD
- a CDS encoding extracellular solute-binding protein — its product is MKKLMQTTAAAMALAITAQAAAADGQVVVYHWFEYIPQELLDKFTSETGIDVVMDTYDSNEALLASLKAGAIGTYDVAVPGDYMVAIMKGEGLLDTIAEGELANKGNIAPEWADPNFDPGRMHSIPYQWGSTSFSVNRDVYQGAINTTDILFNPPAELSGKINMLDSQGEVLAMAALHMGIEQCSSDRDKLTALNAMLQDAKQHWASFNSDTAKDVLVSGDAVVGQIYDGFSAKAREEGANVEYAFPTQGYIAWMDNVVLLKDAPNRENALTFMDFLLEPENVAQLTNWTQYGAGVTGVADLLDDSLRTMPEANPPADAGTPVFIEVCDQETQAVYDQIWTNLKK